One genomic region from Quercus robur chromosome 4, dhQueRobu3.1, whole genome shotgun sequence encodes:
- the LOC126722798 gene encoding putative disease resistance RPP13-like protein 1, producing MGGVGKTTLARLVYNDNRVKENFDLKAWVCVSDTFDSFRIAKTILEEITLSNCDIHSLNLLQIRIRESLKGKKFLLVLDDVWNEEYIAWDKLVTILRCGAKEIKIIITTRSENVATIVQPISIHHLMQLSDEECWLLFAKHAFKNGELNLDKELVGRKIVCKCKGLPLAAKAVGGMLQSKQDLREWNHILESDIWDLPGGESSILPALRLSYNYLPSHLKRCFTYCSIFPKDFEFSKEELVLLWMAEDLLLKPKGNGSMEEIGEQYFDELISRSFFQRSNNDELCFIMHDLFNDLAKFISGEFCFRLEIDNSLEITKKMRHLSYFPTKFVVPKKFKESYEAKNLRTFLGLKSPSTSNFRINFISTMEINDLLCTFKCLRVLSLSLYILINVLPDSVGNLKHLRYLNLNGTFIKGLPDSVCGLYNLQTLLLRNCCSLVELP from the coding sequence ATGGGTGGGGTTGGTAAAACAACCCTTGCTCGGCTTGTATATAATGACAACCGAGTAAAGGAGAATTTTGATCTCAAagcatgggtttgtgtttcagACACATTTGATAGTTTTAGAATAGCAAAAACTATTCTTGAAGAGATCACTTTGTCTAACTGTGACATTCATAGCTTGAATTTGTTACAAATTAGAATAAGAGAGAGCTTAAAGGGAAAGAAGTTTCTCCTTGTTTTAGATGATGTTTGGAATGAGGAATATATTGCTTGGGATAAGTTAGTTACAATACTTAGATGTGGGGCAAAAGAGATCAAAATCATTATTACAACACGTAGTGAAAATGTTGCGACAATTGTGCAGCCTATTTCAATTCATCATCTAATGCAATTGTCTGATGAAGAATGCTGGTTGTTATTTGCAAAGCATGCATTTAAGAATGGAGAATTGAATTTAGATAAAGAACTAGTTGGTAGAAAAATTGTTTGTAAGTGTAAAGGTTTGCCTTTAGCTGCAAAAGCAGTTGGGGGTATGTTGCAATCTAAACAAGACCTAAGAGAGTGGAATCATATTTTGGAGAGTGATATATGGGATCTACCAGGAGGTGAAAGTAGTATCCTTCCAGCTCTAAGATTGAGCTACAACTACCTCCCATCACATTTGAAACGATGCTTTACTTATTGCTCAATCTTTCCAaaggattttgaattttcaaaggaGGAGTTAGTCTTGTTGTGGATGGCAGAAGATTTATTGTTGAAACCCAAGGGAAATGGAAGCATGGAAGAAATAGGTGAACAATACTTTGATGAGCTAATATCGAGATCATTTTTTCAACGATCAAATAATGATGAACTATGTTTCATAATGCATGACCTTTTTAATGACTTAGCAAAATTTATATCTGGAGAATTTTGTTTTAGGTTGGAGATTGATAACTcacttgaaattacaaaaaagatGCGTCATTTGTCATATTTTCCAACTAAATTTGTTGTCCCTAAGAAATTTAAGGAGTCTTATGAAGCTAAGAATTTGCGAACATTCTTGGGACTAAAATCGCCATCTACGTCAAATTTCAGGATTAATTTTATATCAACAATGGAGATAAATGATTTGTTATGCACATTTAAGTGTTTACGAGTATTATCATTGTCTCTctacatattaataaatgtGTTGCCCGATTCTGTTGGAAATTTGAAACACCTTCGCTATTTGAATCTTAATGGCACCTTTATCAAAGGCTTGCCTGATTCTGTGTGTGGTTTGTATAATTTGCAAACCTTGTTATTGAGGAATTG